A single window of Candidatus Thermoplasmatota archaeon DNA harbors:
- a CDS encoding radical SAM protein, which produces MPELLTVQDALTRHRGLVLDAIREPRLEGLIWEATLACNLACAHCGNPVEGKEGDGPWRHGQELKTDEVKRIFSEVAADFPPGTISIGITGGEATLRKDLSEIVAHLRDLRFNVSLTTNGMLTGRDPALLDRLVESGVRLFTISIDGLKEGHDRQRGIDGSFDLAVSTIRQLRERHPKVQITVNTIATPLNWKDIPGVYALMQELKVPLWNLGPVSPVGRAKDPLTHLTNEQLRDLLEWITEKNKPANVEATGVRVAWVCDGWVGAAFEGRVRESMFFCGAGTRIASVLYDGKAATCLEVRREIGVQGDLRKERLKDVWERRYDWFRGDRSRFRKGPCVSCDQWDWCQGSSLHLREADGELIECIYHRQAQAKPRDGTGLPTVIDSVELAPLTIVERGGTFIVGNDDTGTFAEMPPIGVAVIRALQREPFVEKARAVVKAQQARDVDVAAFVRSIAAGGFVAKINGVALEGADLPKRRRKLFENVPPERLRFLKGPLFWWITLLPFAAALALMARDAWYRPLWSDFLVSPIYTIVGLSLFASMTILVAKHELGHVLMARALGGRASLGVSTRLAYLVVETDASNLWVLPRKDRMKVYAAGMATDMFVIGVLTLLLAAGREWGVGLFASDGFQTVARLFILGSLLIVLFQFFFQVRTDVYYMVAHGLECRNLYGDARQWLRRRFAWAWPRWRNVPEPNASAREMRWIRMYGVLHFVGVGVFFVYFFGFIVPTLLFVYGHAIDHLWKEVVAPGSQEPVVLVDSLSFFLIHGLYFGAVAWLAWRERRRDATGLATNAGGRAPVDAATARLLSHPAPDGMASTVGGRLYQMDPERARQRAVVLGPHLKAATLRASRER; this is translated from the coding sequence TTGCCCGAACTCCTCACCGTCCAGGACGCCCTCACGCGGCACCGGGGGCTCGTCCTTGATGCGATCCGCGAGCCGCGGCTCGAAGGCCTCATCTGGGAAGCGACGCTCGCGTGCAACCTCGCGTGCGCCCACTGCGGGAACCCGGTCGAGGGGAAGGAAGGCGACGGGCCGTGGCGCCACGGCCAGGAGCTGAAGACCGACGAGGTCAAGCGCATCTTCTCCGAGGTCGCCGCGGACTTCCCGCCCGGCACGATCAGCATCGGCATCACGGGCGGCGAGGCCACGCTGCGGAAGGACCTCTCTGAGATCGTCGCCCACCTGCGCGACCTCCGGTTCAACGTCTCGCTCACGACGAACGGCATGCTCACGGGCCGCGACCCGGCGCTCCTCGACCGGCTCGTCGAGAGCGGCGTGCGCCTCTTCACGATCTCGATCGACGGCCTCAAGGAAGGCCACGATCGCCAGCGCGGCATCGACGGGAGCTTCGATCTCGCGGTGTCCACCATCCGGCAGCTGCGCGAGCGCCACCCGAAGGTGCAGATCACGGTCAACACGATCGCGACGCCGCTCAACTGGAAGGACATCCCGGGCGTGTACGCGCTCATGCAGGAGCTGAAGGTCCCGCTCTGGAACCTCGGCCCCGTCTCGCCCGTCGGCCGCGCGAAGGATCCGCTGACGCACCTCACGAACGAGCAGCTGCGCGACCTGCTCGAATGGATCACCGAGAAGAACAAGCCCGCGAACGTCGAGGCGACGGGCGTCCGCGTCGCGTGGGTCTGCGACGGCTGGGTCGGCGCCGCGTTCGAGGGCCGCGTCCGCGAAAGCATGTTCTTCTGCGGTGCGGGCACGCGCATCGCGAGCGTCCTCTACGACGGCAAGGCCGCGACGTGCCTCGAGGTCCGGCGCGAGATCGGCGTCCAGGGCGACCTCCGCAAGGAGCGCCTCAAGGACGTGTGGGAGCGGCGCTACGACTGGTTCCGCGGGGACCGCTCGCGATTCCGCAAAGGCCCCTGCGTGAGCTGCGACCAATGGGACTGGTGCCAGGGTTCGTCCCTGCATCTGCGCGAGGCGGACGGCGAGCTCATCGAATGCATCTACCATCGCCAAGCGCAAGCGAAGCCGCGGGACGGCACCGGCCTCCCGACGGTCATCGACAGCGTCGAGCTTGCGCCGCTCACCATCGTCGAGCGCGGCGGGACGTTCATCGTCGGCAACGACGACACGGGCACGTTCGCCGAGATGCCGCCCATCGGCGTCGCGGTGATCCGCGCGCTCCAGCGCGAACCGTTTGTCGAGAAGGCCCGCGCGGTCGTGAAGGCGCAGCAGGCGCGCGACGTCGACGTCGCCGCGTTCGTGCGCTCGATCGCGGCGGGCGGGTTCGTCGCGAAGATCAACGGCGTCGCGCTCGAGGGCGCGGACCTCCCGAAGCGGCGCCGCAAGCTCTTCGAGAACGTCCCGCCGGAGCGCCTCCGTTTCCTAAAGGGGCCGCTCTTCTGGTGGATCACGCTCCTGCCCTTTGCGGCCGCGCTCGCGCTCATGGCGCGGGACGCCTGGTACCGCCCGCTCTGGAGCGACTTCCTCGTCTCGCCGATCTACACGATCGTCGGCCTCTCGCTCTTCGCTTCCATGACGATCCTCGTCGCGAAGCACGAGCTCGGCCACGTCCTCATGGCGCGCGCGCTCGGCGGCCGCGCGTCGCTCGGCGTCTCGACGCGTCTCGCCTATCTCGTCGTCGAGACGGACGCCTCGAACCTCTGGGTCCTTCCCCGCAAGGATCGCATGAAGGTCTACGCCGCGGGAATGGCGACGGACATGTTCGTCATCGGCGTCCTCACGCTCCTCCTCGCCGCGGGCCGCGAATGGGGGGTCGGCCTCTTCGCGAGCGACGGCTTCCAGACGGTCGCGCGTCTCTTCATCCTCGGGTCGCTCCTCATCGTGCTCTTCCAATTCTTCTTCCAGGTGCGCACCGACGTCTACTACATGGTCGCGCACGGGCTCGAATGCCGCAACCTCTACGGCGACGCGCGCCAGTGGCTGCGCCGCCGCTTCGCGTGGGCCTGGCCCCGCTGGCGCAACGTCCCCGAGCCGAACGCTTCCGCCCGCGAGATGCGATGGATCCGGATGTACGGCGTCCTCCACTTCGTCGGCGTCGGGGTGTTCTTCGTGTACTTCTTCGGTTTCATCGTCCCGACGCTTCTCTTCGTGTACGGGCACGCCATCGACCATCTCTGGAAGGAGGTCGTTGCGCCAGGCTCGCAGGAGCCGGTCGTGCTCGTCGACAGCCTGTCGTTCTTCCTCATCCACGGGCTCTACTTTGGAGCCGTGGCGTGGCTCGCTTGGCGGGAGCGCCGCCGCGACGCGACGGGCCTTGCGACGAACGCGGGCGGTCGCGCCCCCGTGGACGCGGCGACCGCGCGACTCCTGTCGCACCCGGCCCCCGACGGCATGGCGAGCACCGTGGGCGGGAGGCTCTACCAGATGGACCCCGAGCGCGCGCGCCAGCGCGCCGTCGTTCTCGGTCCGCACCTCAAGGCCGCGACGCTCCGCGCGAGCCGCGAACGCTGA